The following nucleotide sequence is from Penicillium digitatum chromosome 5, complete sequence.
CCCACTGAGACCGATGCTGGGCAGCATCACACGCGATCTGTCGGAGATGTTGACGAAGCTCCAAGGTCGGGACTTCAGCTGCGAGTACAAGTATGACGGGCAACGTGCGCAGGTACATTGTGACGAGGAAGGGAAAGTTTCCATCTTCTCACGCCATCTAGAGCTCATGACGGAGAAGTACCCAGATCTTGTCTCCCTGGTCCCGCAAATCCGGGGAGAAGGCGTGTCGAGCTTTATCCTGGAGGGAGAAGTAGTTGCCGTGGACCGTGAGACTGGCAATCTTAAGCCATTCCAGGTTTTGACCAATCGCGCAAAGAAGAACGTTGAAATCGGAGACATCAAAGTCAATGTCTGTCTCTTCGCATTCGACCTCATGTATCTCAACGGCGAGCCTTTGCTAGACCGTCCCTTTCGAGAACGCCGCGAACTACTTCGCAGTCTTTTTACAGAGATTCCAAAGCACTTCGGCTGGGTGAAGAGCATGGATGCAACATCAGCGGATTCCGAGCCTGTTCTTGAGTTTTTCAAATCTGCCATCGATGTTAAGTGTGAGGGCATCATGGTGAAACTCCTCGACAACGAGCGCGGCACAAACCCTCAAGCCAACAACCTTATCTTTCAAGAAATAGCCCCCACAACCACCGACCAAGCAAACCAAGCAGCATCCGACCCCAAAATCAACCCCAAACCCAAAGAAAAATCTACCCGGCGCAAACCCCTTCTCTCAACCTACGAACCCGACAAACGCCTTGAATCCTGGCTCAAAGTAAAAAAGGACTACAGCACATCCTCCGAAACTCTCGACCTAATCCCGATAGCCGGGTGGCACGGCCATGGGCGTAAAGCGAAATGGTGGTCCCCGATCCTACTCGCAGTCCGCAACCCGGAAACAGGATCCCTAGAAGCTGTAACAAAATGCATTTCCGGGTTCACAGACAAATTCTACCAAAGCAACAAAGAAAAGTACGCGCACGGCAGCACGAACGTCATCTCGCGCCCTAGTTACGTCGAGTACTACGGCGAACCAGACGTGTGGTTTGAACCATGTGAGGTGTGGGAAATGGCTTTTGCAGATATCACGCTCAGTCCTACGTATCCGGCTGCTATTGGACTAGTTAGCGATGAGCGCGGGTTGAGTCTGCGCTTTCCGCGCTTTGTCAAGGTTCGCGAGGACAAGTCTATTGATGAGGCTACCTCGTCGGATTATCTGGCGTTGCTGTGGCGGAAGCAGATGGAGCGGACTGGGGAGGTTGGGGAGGTTGGGGAGGCTGGCCAGGAGGAGGGGATAGAGGAGGAAATGGAGTAGATGTGTTAATGTCGAAtacaagtacggagtacatggtTGAATAAAGGGTGATGTCACTAGGAAAGTTATACGAATTGGACAACTCGGGTTTGAAATCTTGGAGGATCGGACGAGAATAAAGTAAATACGAACAGATTTCTAATTGAAACTCACACATGGTGCAGAGGTCAAGCAATTCAATTTCTGTGCTATCACTTAACTTGCCTAGCCTCTTTGATTCAATTCTCGAAGCCAGTATCCCCGATCATTCTCTAGGCTGAAACGGGTGTGAGTTGCCATTCAGAATGGTACTTGCAACCTTGCGGGAGATCCAacttgattttttttaattccaAATGAAACCCCCCCAAAGCTGTACCGAGAGCCTTTGAACGCACCACCCCCAGCTTAGGGAACGGGCAAGACCCCTGCATTCTGGTAGGACTCGAAGGTCTTTATCCATGTGGTTTGAGTGTCGTCGAAGCGAATCCAGCCGAACTTTCTTGCCTTTCCCACCGAGGCAATGAGTGGTGACTCAATCTCAGTAGGTGTGATGTACCAGTTCATCAGGGCGAATGAGTCCAACTGGAAAGAGTTGACATCACCGCCATGCTTGGCCACAATTCTCTCCCAAACGGGACGCTTGTCCTTGGCCCACTCAAGCATGTCCACAGGCTTGGTGGTTTCCGTGGGCTCATCCGAGCCTAGCGGGGTCTTGAAGTAGTCAGCCAGGAAATGCCAAAGGAACTTCCAGATGATCACATCGCCGTTCGTGTGATTGAATGCCTCATCCTTGCAGCCATCCTGGGTAGCAGCCCACACGGTCAAGTCGGCAATACTAGGGGCATAGGACTGAGTCTCGACCCGAAGGTAGGTGCTCAAGCTTCCCGGCCATTTAGGAGGCACGCCGAGCTCACGGCAGATAAGGAAGTACTGAGCAACCGGCAGAGCCTCGTTGATACCAATGTCTGTTATTCCTTGCGTCAGTCACGAACTGATAACCGAATCAATTCTCGGGGTGTCCTACATTGAGAGGCATATCCAATGATTCCCATGGGACGAATGATGTTGTAGCTCCAGGTTTGGCGACGCTTCTGGATCGCAAACATGTCATCTTCTTGCTCATAATAGAAGATAGATTCGGGTCCGTCATATCGAGGTATTTCTTCTTTGAGTGCAGAGTTCATTTCTCGGAATTGAAATCCGTAGTGCTAAGTAAAAATGAGCGCTTGCAATCTTTTGATGCCTGGAGCAAA
It contains:
- a CDS encoding DNA ligase; the protein is MSSPAKKRKRNGDSSPPKRGIKSFFKEQNTEQINLKGPDVTEQTLSDEALARKLQAEWNKQENAHTPTEDSQAELQINSVPSMSDPPVLPMVAPVMPKKSTLSLQSSAGTEDTVSLAIPLDQSPQTFDASQYAAELRSHWEIEGGDASYALLTRAFVLANATTSRIKIVDTLVNFLRVLIEGDPSSVLPAVWLATNSISPPYDELELGLGGSSISKALKRIYGLNSQGIKTLYNKHGDAGDVAFEAKKRQSFTLMKPKPLRIKGVYQSLKKIATSKGPGSQETKQRIVEKLLQDARGAEESRYIVRTLVQNLRIGAVKTTMLIALARAVLYSKPIGADFEVRPHQLAHLKKDELAEVYINAEETVKASYARHPSYNDLVPCLLEIGPTDELLVRCGLTMHIPLRPMLGSITRDLSEMLTKLQGRDFSCEYKYDGQRAQVHCDEEGKVSIFSRHLELMTEKYPDLVSLVPQIRGEGVSSFILEGEVVAVDRETGNLKPFQVLTNRAKKNVEIGDIKVNVCLFAFDLMYLNGEPLLDRPFRERRELLRSLFTEIPKHFGWVKSMDATSADSEPVLEFFKSAIDVKCEGIMVKLLDNERGTNPQANNLIFQEIAPTTTDQANQAASDPKINPKPKEKSTRRKPLLSTYEPDKRLESWLKVKKDYSTSSETLDLIPIAGWHGHGRKAKWWSPILLAVRNPETGSLEAVTKCISGFTDKFYQSNKEKYAHGSTNVISRPSYVEYYGEPDVWFEPCEVWEMAFADITLSPTYPAAIGLVSDERGLSLRFPRFVKVREDKSIDEATSSDYLALLWRKQMERTGEVGEVGEAGQEEGIEEEME
- a CDS encoding NAD(P)-binding domain translates to MSHLPPVTTPSNGVAFVAGANGITGHAIVEHLIGRPATEWSKIIISSRRPLNAQFTDPRVEFIALDFLNSSESLVEQIKELCEGVTHAFFTSYVHNNDFSVLYKKNGPLFRNFLEAVDQACPKLERVVLQTGGKHYGFQFREMNSALKEEIPRYDGPESIFYYEQEDDMFAIQKRRQTWSYNIIRPMGIIGYASQYIGINEALPVAQYFLICRELGVPPKWPGSLSTYLRVETQSYAPSIADLTVWAATQDGCKDEAFNHTNGDVIIWKFLWHFLADYFKTPLGSDEPTETTKPVDMLEWAKDKRPVWERIVAKHGGDVNSFQLDSFALMNWYITPTEIESPLIASVGKARKFGWIRFDDTQTTWIKTFESYQNAGVLPVP